One segment of Neodiprion fabricii isolate iyNeoFabr1 chromosome 1, iyNeoFabr1.1, whole genome shotgun sequence DNA contains the following:
- the LOC124186828 gene encoding uncharacterized protein LOC124186828 isoform X3, giving the protein MSRQVNLSLGSSSRSRKQVLWHLDIFRRSFRELSGHACMRESCIFCALKDLFSQLQFSQESALPPDALRRALAESFLDQQRFQLGFMDDAAECFENILLRIHLHIASGEAEDMCSARHCVPHQKFAMTLVEQSVCGACGATSEPLPFTQMVHYVSASALTSQARQTPQSSRSSPDLFGQLLRRAGGMGDIRDCPSSCGAKIQICRTLMNRPEIVSVGVVWDSERPSLEHIMDVFATVGTCLRLSDVFHSVVDSRWGASTIHNLVGVVTYYGKHYSTFFFHTKLKVWIYFDDATVKEIGPRWEQVVEKCRRGRYQPLLLLYATPGGTPVNTENAPKTVTPFPNGNGLKTPPKNNLRRSITPSPEKASINGTARRAITPNPDSPPHMYTQRRTYSDYQNLTDIQNNIFGNQGVDAVDGEVESKYISRRAVENVMQQQKKQQMQLTRSLSAGSTPQDGISIPDHLNVPRRRDSGNWSGDRNSASSSSSTTMDNPYLYIVNKMQRNSGVPKSPTSKSGELSSSSSGHYDAGYDSYSLSSTDSLPLQQGLKHNLQLAQIPEGYQPSSGDDCERLCKETDALLDKSRAAEDAGDLGTAVALCNAASSKARAAMDAPYNNPHTMTIAMMKHNTCVMRARSLHRRILQEQAIANGEKEEGATEGRHSRENSKSSQHSRQSSRDKGNHSRQNSRELLVNAAAVVDKPSSVKSIQIYATLPKKKTLRSKATAVNVVEDEEYMLYDRPTQRTGLFGRVKRCDEDKKDKKRARSEERNKNSTKDFSIAPIKASPTVKNGKMAEKPKENDANPTKISQTNGTLPAEQKQGKKQHKIRRKLLMGGLIKRKNRSMPDLREGQDGQPPVSVEPSCNTLPKQSVDDSSLGLKGNEVGQSLSGYLSEGHLEFAGNNNNNNTSNNNNTGNPNLERSRLMRKSFHGSAGKVLHAAKVPPPPPLRTTSQLSKSKCQGEVGGGLQSENSMYPLSDDNVGNSSQSQNNNAFWNHANQANLVSQSGRVTNYADYSMEPHSLQFLPSYNQEQPIVSNFNGKPRIQDDVVQYANGILYEPTFVVTRADVHSEQSPVKHQSQPDSLPPYPENSNVSHSRQPSEEFPPPPYPCIQSVSHSRQPSEDFPPPPPPIDANPPAQMGSVGSQQQQQTSQQLEAQQISSLLAQLQLKREQMLITGEVDGKEQDEDDKTSGETWLRELQAKQAERRMKKQSPVDQMASHNQDMPKTRAPSVPQTQGSTIARRTSDLMMNTLGQTHEQSRDVTDSARLVTVSSSVKDMAARFEQIKQQPPAKPEVDQKPSKTISTLSGTDVTQDVPPSEPLKLSTENLAAFTKSDNQSSQSVLNSSFESSSSQSTFISTAPAPVSAPTSQSESGLNAAILSMSLFLPHENGLPVDYPEDDISEVAMQNTIQNTTILPIEEDIMPRKTKRRIGKKKSVSFCDQVVLVATAEDDEKDSYIPNPILERVLRSALNKPETALVLREIRNLQEAELNRENTAPKFQQHTLPLKSEADSIPATPYQDQLRSVNPMADTIRPTFGRQNSNEMPNGPPQDGKKAYNSYNEGQDVVREAYPVGNQNLSKTLTSYTQQYPQQIRYPQNGHSAHIQGYTQTQTAHPRNQGIPVSQMQKPASPFPTQVHNQYPQNGTVGQKIMNAANQQKNGFQGNYYQLEQQHNQVNKQYSAQQQQSGNMNQRIQQHNVSPVTVPHGQQMVCYPSNQSTNPYQQYNNSSSPQSQYPVSSYQGYPQQNRANQLLPQYQPPPNPTAPFQQQQQQQQQQQQSNGQNYQGRIENTYQRQPQKNEQQNILAPNQTYPNPIQNGQIQSNMKYPTYQHPPAPKQTKQVHFQAGTKGGAVNQNSSSVQKTSPVTAMPRTTHCHLCRKKHVVEPAIYCTDCDFYMSRFRPKS; this is encoded by the exons ATGGTCCATTATGTGTCAGCCTCAGCTCTGACGTCACAGGCTCGTCAGACGCCACAGTCATCGAGATCAAGTCCGGATCTCTTCGGGCAACTTCTTCGACGTGCAGGGGGAATGGGAGACATCCGCGACTGTCCG AGTTCTTGTGGTGCTAAAATCCAAATTTGCCGAACGCTGATGAACCGACCCGAGATAGTGTCGGTTGGTGTCGTCTGGGACAGCGAAAGGCCGTCATTGGAGCACATCATGGACGTGTTCGCGACAGTAGGAACATGCCTTAGACTAAGCGACGTCTTCCATAGCGTGGTTGACTCGCGATGGGGTGCTTCGACCATCCACAACCTTGTAGGTGTCGTTACGTATTACGGAAAACACTACTCCACCTTCTTCTTTCACACGAAACTGAAG gTCTGGATATACTTCGACGATGCAACGGTGAAGGAGATCGGTCCACGGTGGGAGCAGGTGGTCGAAAAATGCCGAAGAGGGAGATACCAGCCGTTATTACTGCTGTATGCGACACCCGGTGGAACACCGGTGAACACCGAGAATGCCCCGAAAACTGTGACCCCCTTCCCGAACGGGAACGGACTGAAAACACCGCCGAAGAACAACTTGCGAAGGTCGATAACGCCGAGTCCTGAGAAGGCCTCGATAAACGGCACCGCGAGGCGGGCCATAACCCCGAACCCCGACAGTCCTCCTCATATGTACACGCAAAGAAGGACGTACAGCGACTATCAGAACCTGACCGACATCCAGAACAACATTTTTGGCAACCAG GGAGTAGACGCCGTTGATGGCGAGGTGGAGTCCAAGTACATAAGTCGTCGCGCGGTGGAGAATGTGATGCAGCAGCAGAAGAAGCAGCAAATGCAGCTGACGAGGAGCCTGAGCGCCGGATCAACGCCGCAGGACGGAATAAGCATTCCAGATCATTTGAACGTGCCCCGAAGGCGGGATTCGGGCAATTGGTCCGGTGATCGTAACAGCGCTTCCTCAAGCTCCTCGACAACGATGGACAACCCGTATCTTTACATCGTTAACAAAATGCAGAGAAACTCCGGGGTTCCTAAAAGTCCGACAAGCAAATCTGGTGAACTGTCTAGCAGCAGTAGCGGACACTACGATGCTGGATACGATTCCTACTCCCTTTCCTCCACCGATAGTCTTCCGCTTCAGCAGGGGTTGAAGCACAATTTGCAG CTTGCGCAAATACCCGAAGGTTATCAGCCATCGTCCGGAGACGACTGCGAGCGTCTCTGCAAGGAGACCGATGCTCTTCTCGACAAATCACGAGCGGCTGAAGATGCTGGGGATCTTGGAACGGCTGTTGCTCTTTGCAATGCTGCCAGCAGTAAAGCGAGAGCAGCGATGGATGCGCCATACAATAATCCACACACGATGACCATAGCCATGATGAAGCACAACACGTGCGTAATGAGGGCTCGCAGTCTGCATAGAAGGATACTCCAAGAACAAGCCATTGCTAACGGAGAGAAAGAAG AGGGTGCGACGGAGGGCAGACACTCCCGTGAGAACAGTAAATCCAGTCAACATTCGAGACAAAGCTCGCGTGACAAGGGTAATCACTCGCGTCAGAACAGTCGAGAGTTACTGGTAAACGCTGCAGCAGTTGTCGACAAGCCATCGTCTGTGAAGAGTATCCAGATATACGCAACACTGCCAAAGAAGAAGACCTTGCGAAGTAAGGCTACGGCGGTGAATGTGGTGGAGGACGAAGAGTACATGCTGTACGATCGACCGACTCAGCGAACTGGGCTGTTTGGTAGGGTAAAGCGGTGTGACGAGGATAAGAAGGACAAGAAACGGGCGCGCAGTGAAGAAAGGAACAAGAACTCCACGAAGGACTTCTCCATAGCACCGATAAAAGCTTCGCCAACagtgaaaaatggaaagatGGCGGAGAAACCGAAGGAGAATGACGCTAATCCAACGAAGATATCGCAGACGAACGGTACTCTACCTGCGGAACAAAAGCAAGGAAAGAAGCAGCACAAGATACGACGAAAGCTTCTGATGGGTGGACTAATAAAGAGGAAAAATCGAAGCATGCCCGATCTGAGGGAGGGACAAGATGGACAACCACCAGTGAGCGTTGAGCCTTCTTGCAATACTCTGCCTAAGCAGTCCGTAGATGATTCTAGCCTCGGTCTTAAAGGTAACGAAGTCGGTCAATCACTGAGTGGGTATCTCTCCGAAGGTCACTTGGAATTTGCGggtaacaacaataataacaataccagtaataacaataacaccGGGAACCCTAACCTCGAGAGGAGCCGCCTGATGAGAAAAAGCTTCCACGGTAGCGCCGGGAAAGTGTTGCACGCGGCAAAGGTACCCCCGCCGCCACCACTGAGAACAACTTCCCAACTTAGCAAGTCTAAGTGTCAAGGTGAAGTCGGTGGTGGACTTCAGTCTGAGAACTCGATGTATCCGTTGTCGGACGACAACGTCGGTAACTCTTCGCAGAGTCAGAATAATAACGCGTTTTGGAATCACGCCAACCAGGCGAACCTCGTCTCGCAGTCTGGGCGCGTTACCAACTACGCCGATTATTCCATGGAGCCCCACTCTCTGCAATTTCTTCCGTCCTACAACCAGGAACAACCGATCGTTTCCAACTTCAACGGCAAGCCAAGGATCCAGGACGACGTTGTTCAGTATGCAAACGGCATTCTGTACGAGCCAACGTTCGTCGTCACTCGAGCAGATGTTCACAGCGAACAGAGTCCCGTCAAGCATCAGTCCCAGCCCGACTCCTTACCACCTTATCCAGAAAACTCCAACGTTTCTCACTCCAGACAACCCAGTGAAGAGTTTCCTCCACCTCCCTATCCCTGCATACAATCCGTCTCTCACTCCCGACAACCCAGTGAAGATTTCCCTCCTCCCCCACCTCCTATTGACGCGAATCCACCCGCGCAAATGGGATCCGTAGGTtctcagcagcagcagcaaacATCACAGCAGCTCGAGGCTCAACAGATTAGCAGTCTGCTTGCTCAGCTGCAGTTAAAGAGGGAGCAGATGCTGATCACGGGCGAAGTTGACGGCAAGGAACAGGACGAGGACGATAAAACGTCCGGAGAAACGTGGCTGCGTGAATTACAAGCGAAGCAGGCCGAAAGAAGGATGAAGAAGCAGAGCCCTGTTGACCAAATGGCATCGCACAATCAGGATATGCCCAAGACCAGGGCGCCCTCGGTGCCCCAAACACAGGGATCGACAATTGCTAGGAGAACGAGCGACCTGATGATGAACACTCTTGGTCAGACTCACGAACAAAGCAGAGATGTGACGGACAGTGCGAGGCTGGTCACAGTTTCGTCGTCAGTTAAAGACATGGCAGCTAGGTTTGAGCAGATCAAACAACAGCCGCCTGCCAAACCTGAAGTTGACCAAAAACCGAGCAAAACAATATCAACGTTATCCGGGACCGACGTGACTCAGGACGTTCCACCTTCTGAGCCACTAAAATTGTCGACGGAAAATCTTGCCGCGTTTACAAAATCCGATAACCAGTCGAGCCAGTCGGTCCTGAACTCCAGCTTCGAATCGAGCTCCAGCCAGAGCACGTTTATCTCTACGGCACCGGCGCCGGTTAGCGCTCCCACAAGTCAGTCGGAGAGCGGTTTGAACGCGGCAATATTGTCCATGTCGTTATTCCTACCCCACGAAAACGGACTTCCAGTTGATTATCCAGAGGATGACATAAGTGAGGTTGCGATGCAGAACACAATTCAGAATACAACGATACTCCCGATAGAGGAAGATATTATGCCGAGGAAGACAAAACGCAGGATCGGTAAGAAGAAGAGTGTCTCTTTCTGCGATCAGGTCGTTCTGGTCGCGACTGCCGAGGACGACGAAAAGGACTCTTACATCCCGAATCCAATCTTGGAACGGGTCCTCAGATCGGCCCTCAACAAGCCCGAGACAGCTCTGGTTCTTCGGGAAATTCGAAACCTCCAGGAGGCTGAATTGAACAGAGAAAATACGGCTCCTAAATTTCAGCAGCATACTCTACCGCTGAAGAGCGAAGCGGACAGCATTCCAGCCACGCCGTACCAGGACCAGTTAAGGAGCGTTAATCCAATGGCCGACACGATAAGACCGACGTTTGGACGACAGAATTCGAACGAAATGCCGAATGGCCCTCCACAGGACGGAAAGAAGGCTTACAATTCTTACAACGAGGGGCAGGATGTCGTACGGGAAGCGTACCCTGTCGGGAATCAGAACCTGTCGAAAACTCTGACTTCGTATACCCAGCAGTATCCCCAGCAAATTCGTTATCCTCAGAACGGACACTCTGCGCATATCCAGGGCTACACGCAAACGCAGACGGCTCATCCCAGGAATCAGGGAATCCCAGTTTCGCAAATGCAGAAGCCGGCGAGTCCGTTTCCGACGCAAGTCCACAACCAATACCCCCAGAATGGTACGGTGGGTCAGAAGATAATGAACGCTGCGAACCAGCAGAAGAACGGCTTCCAAGGAAACTATTATCAGCTGGAACAGCAGCACAACCAAGTGAACAAACAGTATTCGGCTCAGCAGCAGCAATCGGGTAATATGAATCAAAGGATTCAACAGCACAATGTCAGTCCAGTGACTGTTCCCCACGGTCAACAGATGGTCTGCTACCCGTCGAACCAGTCAACGAATCCTTATCAGCAGTACAACAATTCTTCGTCACCGCAAAGTCAGTACCCAGTCAGTTCCTATCAGGGTTATCCTCAGCAGAACAGAGCTAATCAGCTGCTACCCCAGTACCAGCCACCCCCGAATCCGACCGCTCCttttcaacaacaacaacaacagcagcaacagcaacagcagtcTAACGGGCAAAATTATCAAGGAAGAATAGAAAACACCTACCAACGACAACCGCAGAAAAATGAGCAGCAGAATATTCTTGCTCCGAATCAAACCTATCCGAATCCCATACAGAATGGTCAGATACAGTCGAACATGAAGTATCCGACGTATCAGCATCCGCCGGCACCCAAGCAAACGAAACAAGTGCACTTCCAAGCCGGCACTAAGGGAGGTGCGGTCAACCAAAATTCGTCTTCCGTACAGAAAACTTCACCAGTGACAGCTATGCCTCGAACAACACATTGCCACTTATGTCGAAAGAAGCACGTCGTTGAACCTGCAATTTATTGCACGGACTGCGATTTTTACATGTCGAGATTCCGGCCAAAGTCTTAG
- the LOC124186828 gene encoding uncharacterized protein LOC124186828 isoform X4: MKQEKPVRRQALFQIAKVLWHLDIFRRSFRELSGHACMRESCIFCALKDLFSQLQFSQESALPPDALRRALAESFLDQQRFQLGFMDDAAECFENILLRIHLHIASGEAEDMCSARHCVPHQKFAMTLVEQSVCGACGATSEPLPFTQMVHYVSASALTSQARQTPQSSRSSPDLFGQLLRRAGGMGDIRDCPSSCGAKIQICRTLMNRPEIVSVGVVWDSERPSLEHIMDVFATVGTCLRLSDVFHSVVDSRWGASTIHNLVGVVTYYGKHYSTFFFHTKLKVWIYFDDATVKEIGPRWEQVVEKCRRGRYQPLLLLYATPGGTPVNTENAPKTVTPFPNGNGLKTPPKNNLRRSITPSPEKASINGTARRAITPNPDSPPHMYTQRRTYSDYQNLTDIQNNIFGNQGVDAVDGEVESKYISRRAVENVMQQQKKQQMQLTRSLSAGSTPQDGISIPDHLNVPRRRDSGNWSGDRNSASSSSSTTMDNPYLYIVNKMQRNSGVPKSPTSKSGELSSSSSGHYDAGYDSYSLSSTDSLPLQQGLKHNLQLAQIPEGYQPSSGDDCERLCKETDALLDKSRAAEDAGDLGTAVALCNAASSKARAAMDAPYNNPHTMTIAMMKHNTCVMRARSLHRRILQEQAIANGEKEEGATEGRHSRENSKSSQHSRQSSRDKGNHSRQNSRELLVNAAAVVDKPSSVKSIQIYATLPKKKTLRSKATAVNVVEDEEYMLYDRPTQRTGLFGRVKRCDEDKKDKKRARSEERNKNSTKDFSIAPIKASPTVKNGKMAEKPKENDANPTKISQTNGTLPAEQKQGKKQHKIRRKLLMGGLIKRKNRSMPDLREGQDGQPPVSVEPSCNTLPKQSVDDSSLGLKGNEVGQSLSGYLSEGHLEFAGNNNNNNTSNNNNTGNPNLERSRLMRKSFHGSAGKVLHAAKVPPPPPLRTTSQLSKSKCQGEVGGGLQSENSMYPLSDDNVGNSSQSQNNNAFWNHANQANLVSQSGRVTNYADYSMEPHSLQFLPSYNQEQPIVSNFNGKPRIQDDVVQYANGILYEPTFVVTRADVHSEQSPVKHQSQPDSLPPYPENSNVSHSRQPSEEFPPPPYPCIQSVSHSRQPSEDFPPPPPPIDANPPAQMGSVGSQQQQQTSQQLEAQQISSLLAQLQLKREQMLITGEVDGKEQDEDDKTSGETWLRELQAKQAERRMKKQSPVDQMASHNQDMPKTRAPSVPQTQGSTIARRTSDLMMNTLGQTHEQSRDVTDSARLVTVSSSVKDMAARFEQIKQQPPAKPEVDQKPSKTISTLSGTDVTQDVPPSEPLKLSTENLAAFTKSDNQSSQSVLNSSFESSSSQSTFISTAPAPVSAPTSQSESGLNAAILSMSLFLPHENGLPVDYPEDDISEVAMQNTIQNTTILPIEEDIMPRKTKRRIGKKKSVSFCDQVVLVATAEDDEKDSYIPNPILERVLRSALNKPETALVLREIRNLQEAELNRENTAPKFQQHTLPLKSEADSIPATPYQDQLRSVNPMADTIRPTFGRQNSNEMPNGPPQDGKKAYNSYNEGQDVVREAYPVGNQNLSKTLTSYTQQYPQQIRYPQNGHSAHIQGYTQTQTAHPRNQGIPVSQMQKPASPFPTQVHNQYPQNGTVGQKIMNAANQQKNGFQGNYYQLEQQHNQVNKQYSAQQQQSGNMNQRIQQHNVSPVTVPHGQQMVCYPSNQSTNPYQQYNNSSSPQSQYPVSSYQGYPQQNRANQLLPQYQPPPNPTAPFQQQQQQQQQQQQSNGQNYQGRIENTYQRQPQKNEQQNILAPNQTYPNPIQNGQIQSNMKYPTYQHPPAPKQTKQVHFQAGTKGGAVNQNSSSVQKTSPVTAMPRTTHCHLCRKKHVVEPAIYCTDCDFYMSRFRPKS, encoded by the exons ATGGTCCATTATGTGTCAGCCTCAGCTCTGACGTCACAGGCTCGTCAGACGCCACAGTCATCGAGATCAAGTCCGGATCTCTTCGGGCAACTTCTTCGACGTGCAGGGGGAATGGGAGACATCCGCGACTGTCCG AGTTCTTGTGGTGCTAAAATCCAAATTTGCCGAACGCTGATGAACCGACCCGAGATAGTGTCGGTTGGTGTCGTCTGGGACAGCGAAAGGCCGTCATTGGAGCACATCATGGACGTGTTCGCGACAGTAGGAACATGCCTTAGACTAAGCGACGTCTTCCATAGCGTGGTTGACTCGCGATGGGGTGCTTCGACCATCCACAACCTTGTAGGTGTCGTTACGTATTACGGAAAACACTACTCCACCTTCTTCTTTCACACGAAACTGAAG gTCTGGATATACTTCGACGATGCAACGGTGAAGGAGATCGGTCCACGGTGGGAGCAGGTGGTCGAAAAATGCCGAAGAGGGAGATACCAGCCGTTATTACTGCTGTATGCGACACCCGGTGGAACACCGGTGAACACCGAGAATGCCCCGAAAACTGTGACCCCCTTCCCGAACGGGAACGGACTGAAAACACCGCCGAAGAACAACTTGCGAAGGTCGATAACGCCGAGTCCTGAGAAGGCCTCGATAAACGGCACCGCGAGGCGGGCCATAACCCCGAACCCCGACAGTCCTCCTCATATGTACACGCAAAGAAGGACGTACAGCGACTATCAGAACCTGACCGACATCCAGAACAACATTTTTGGCAACCAG GGAGTAGACGCCGTTGATGGCGAGGTGGAGTCCAAGTACATAAGTCGTCGCGCGGTGGAGAATGTGATGCAGCAGCAGAAGAAGCAGCAAATGCAGCTGACGAGGAGCCTGAGCGCCGGATCAACGCCGCAGGACGGAATAAGCATTCCAGATCATTTGAACGTGCCCCGAAGGCGGGATTCGGGCAATTGGTCCGGTGATCGTAACAGCGCTTCCTCAAGCTCCTCGACAACGATGGACAACCCGTATCTTTACATCGTTAACAAAATGCAGAGAAACTCCGGGGTTCCTAAAAGTCCGACAAGCAAATCTGGTGAACTGTCTAGCAGCAGTAGCGGACACTACGATGCTGGATACGATTCCTACTCCCTTTCCTCCACCGATAGTCTTCCGCTTCAGCAGGGGTTGAAGCACAATTTGCAG CTTGCGCAAATACCCGAAGGTTATCAGCCATCGTCCGGAGACGACTGCGAGCGTCTCTGCAAGGAGACCGATGCTCTTCTCGACAAATCACGAGCGGCTGAAGATGCTGGGGATCTTGGAACGGCTGTTGCTCTTTGCAATGCTGCCAGCAGTAAAGCGAGAGCAGCGATGGATGCGCCATACAATAATCCACACACGATGACCATAGCCATGATGAAGCACAACACGTGCGTAATGAGGGCTCGCAGTCTGCATAGAAGGATACTCCAAGAACAAGCCATTGCTAACGGAGAGAAAGAAG AGGGTGCGACGGAGGGCAGACACTCCCGTGAGAACAGTAAATCCAGTCAACATTCGAGACAAAGCTCGCGTGACAAGGGTAATCACTCGCGTCAGAACAGTCGAGAGTTACTGGTAAACGCTGCAGCAGTTGTCGACAAGCCATCGTCTGTGAAGAGTATCCAGATATACGCAACACTGCCAAAGAAGAAGACCTTGCGAAGTAAGGCTACGGCGGTGAATGTGGTGGAGGACGAAGAGTACATGCTGTACGATCGACCGACTCAGCGAACTGGGCTGTTTGGTAGGGTAAAGCGGTGTGACGAGGATAAGAAGGACAAGAAACGGGCGCGCAGTGAAGAAAGGAACAAGAACTCCACGAAGGACTTCTCCATAGCACCGATAAAAGCTTCGCCAACagtgaaaaatggaaagatGGCGGAGAAACCGAAGGAGAATGACGCTAATCCAACGAAGATATCGCAGACGAACGGTACTCTACCTGCGGAACAAAAGCAAGGAAAGAAGCAGCACAAGATACGACGAAAGCTTCTGATGGGTGGACTAATAAAGAGGAAAAATCGAAGCATGCCCGATCTGAGGGAGGGACAAGATGGACAACCACCAGTGAGCGTTGAGCCTTCTTGCAATACTCTGCCTAAGCAGTCCGTAGATGATTCTAGCCTCGGTCTTAAAGGTAACGAAGTCGGTCAATCACTGAGTGGGTATCTCTCCGAAGGTCACTTGGAATTTGCGggtaacaacaataataacaataccagtaataacaataacaccGGGAACCCTAACCTCGAGAGGAGCCGCCTGATGAGAAAAAGCTTCCACGGTAGCGCCGGGAAAGTGTTGCACGCGGCAAAGGTACCCCCGCCGCCACCACTGAGAACAACTTCCCAACTTAGCAAGTCTAAGTGTCAAGGTGAAGTCGGTGGTGGACTTCAGTCTGAGAACTCGATGTATCCGTTGTCGGACGACAACGTCGGTAACTCTTCGCAGAGTCAGAATAATAACGCGTTTTGGAATCACGCCAACCAGGCGAACCTCGTCTCGCAGTCTGGGCGCGTTACCAACTACGCCGATTATTCCATGGAGCCCCACTCTCTGCAATTTCTTCCGTCCTACAACCAGGAACAACCGATCGTTTCCAACTTCAACGGCAAGCCAAGGATCCAGGACGACGTTGTTCAGTATGCAAACGGCATTCTGTACGAGCCAACGTTCGTCGTCACTCGAGCAGATGTTCACAGCGAACAGAGTCCCGTCAAGCATCAGTCCCAGCCCGACTCCTTACCACCTTATCCAGAAAACTCCAACGTTTCTCACTCCAGACAACCCAGTGAAGAGTTTCCTCCACCTCCCTATCCCTGCATACAATCCGTCTCTCACTCCCGACAACCCAGTGAAGATTTCCCTCCTCCCCCACCTCCTATTGACGCGAATCCACCCGCGCAAATGGGATCCGTAGGTtctcagcagcagcagcaaacATCACAGCAGCTCGAGGCTCAACAGATTAGCAGTCTGCTTGCTCAGCTGCAGTTAAAGAGGGAGCAGATGCTGATCACGGGCGAAGTTGACGGCAAGGAACAGGACGAGGACGATAAAACGTCCGGAGAAACGTGGCTGCGTGAATTACAAGCGAAGCAGGCCGAAAGAAGGATGAAGAAGCAGAGCCCTGTTGACCAAATGGCATCGCACAATCAGGATATGCCCAAGACCAGGGCGCCCTCGGTGCCCCAAACACAGGGATCGACAATTGCTAGGAGAACGAGCGACCTGATGATGAACACTCTTGGTCAGACTCACGAACAAAGCAGAGATGTGACGGACAGTGCGAGGCTGGTCACAGTTTCGTCGTCAGTTAAAGACATGGCAGCTAGGTTTGAGCAGATCAAACAACAGCCGCCTGCCAAACCTGAAGTTGACCAAAAACCGAGCAAAACAATATCAACGTTATCCGGGACCGACGTGACTCAGGACGTTCCACCTTCTGAGCCACTAAAATTGTCGACGGAAAATCTTGCCGCGTTTACAAAATCCGATAACCAGTCGAGCCAGTCGGTCCTGAACTCCAGCTTCGAATCGAGCTCCAGCCAGAGCACGTTTATCTCTACGGCACCGGCGCCGGTTAGCGCTCCCACAAGTCAGTCGGAGAGCGGTTTGAACGCGGCAATATTGTCCATGTCGTTATTCCTACCCCACGAAAACGGACTTCCAGTTGATTATCCAGAGGATGACATAAGTGAGGTTGCGATGCAGAACACAATTCAGAATACAACGATACTCCCGATAGAGGAAGATATTATGCCGAGGAAGACAAAACGCAGGATCGGTAAGAAGAAGAGTGTCTCTTTCTGCGATCAGGTCGTTCTGGTCGCGACTGCCGAGGACGACGAAAAGGACTCTTACATCCCGAATCCAATCTTGGAACGGGTCCTCAGATCGGCCCTCAACAAGCCCGAGACAGCTCTGGTTCTTCGGGAAATTCGAAACCTCCAGGAGGCTGAATTGAACAGAGAAAATACGGCTCCTAAATTTCAGCAGCATACTCTACCGCTGAAGAGCGAAGCGGACAGCATTCCAGCCACGCCGTACCAGGACCAGTTAAGGAGCGTTAATCCAATGGCCGACACGATAAGACCGACGTTTGGACGACAGAATTCGAACGAAATGCCGAATGGCCCTCCACAGGACGGAAAGAAGGCTTACAATTCTTACAACGAGGGGCAGGATGTCGTACGGGAAGCGTACCCTGTCGGGAATCAGAACCTGTCGAAAACTCTGACTTCGTATACCCAGCAGTATCCCCAGCAAATTCGTTATCCTCAGAACGGACACTCTGCGCATATCCAGGGCTACACGCAAACGCAGACGGCTCATCCCAGGAATCAGGGAATCCCAGTTTCGCAAATGCAGAAGCCGGCGAGTCCGTTTCCGACGCAAGTCCACAACCAATACCCCCAGAATGGTACGGTGGGTCAGAAGATAATGAACGCTGCGAACCAGCAGAAGAACGGCTTCCAAGGAAACTATTATCAGCTGGAACAGCAGCACAACCAAGTGAACAAACAGTATTCGGCTCAGCAGCAGCAATCGGGTAATATGAATCAAAGGATTCAACAGCACAATGTCAGTCCAGTGACTGTTCCCCACGGTCAACAGATGGTCTGCTACCCGTCGAACCAGTCAACGAATCCTTATCAGCAGTACAACAATTCTTCGTCACCGCAAAGTCAGTACCCAGTCAGTTCCTATCAGGGTTATCCTCAGCAGAACAGAGCTAATCAGCTGCTACCCCAGTACCAGCCACCCCCGAATCCGACCGCTCCttttcaacaacaacaacaacagcagcaacagcaacagcagtcTAACGGGCAAAATTATCAAGGAAGAATAGAAAACACCTACCAACGACAACCGCAGAAAAATGAGCAGCAGAATATTCTTGCTCCGAATCAAACCTATCCGAATCCCATACAGAATGGTCAGATACAGTCGAACATGAAGTATCCGACGTATCAGCATCCGCCGGCACCCAAGCAAACGAAACAAGTGCACTTCCAAGCCGGCACTAAGGGAGGTGCGGTCAACCAAAATTCGTCTTCCGTACAGAAAACTTCACCAGTGACAGCTATGCCTCGAACAACACATTGCCACTTATGTCGAAAGAAGCACGTCGTTGAACCTGCAATTTATTGCACGGACTGCGATTTTTACATGTCGAGATTCCGGCCAAAGTCTTAG